In one window of Microbacterium natoriense DNA:
- a CDS encoding MerR family transcriptional regulator — MTHTPPDADQVYSIGELADITGLSVHTLRWYESRGLFPRDVPRTSGGRRAYGPETVGWLTLIARLRESGMPVAEMAKYSALVRAGEGNEPERIALMEAHAAALDEQIQALMASRAVIGGKIDAYRTALIARGALALEPS, encoded by the coding sequence ATGACCCACACGCCTCCCGACGCCGATCAGGTCTACAGCATCGGCGAACTCGCCGACATCACCGGTCTCAGCGTTCACACCCTCCGCTGGTACGAGTCCCGCGGACTCTTCCCGCGCGACGTACCGCGGACCAGCGGCGGGCGCCGCGCCTATGGTCCCGAGACGGTCGGCTGGCTCACCCTGATCGCCCGGCTTCGCGAGTCGGGCATGCCTGTCGCCGAGATGGCGAAGTACTCCGCCCTGGTGCGCGCCGGCGAGGGGAACGAGCCCGAACGCATCGCACTGATGGAGGCGCACGCCGCCGCCCTCGATGAGCAGATCCAGGCGCTGATGGCAAGCCGCGCCGTGATCGGCGGCAAGATCGACGCCTATCGGACAGCGCTCATCGCACGTGGTGCACTGGCTCTCGAGCCCTCCTGA
- a CDS encoding oxidoreductase has protein sequence MTTKIDMLARQQPMTSPFGYRSTAAEAIAGIELQGKTAIVTGGYSGLGLETVKALADAGVQVIVPARRPDAASAALSDVSGVRVSAMDLGDLDSVAAFTERVRADATPIDLMINVAGIMASPFQLTPQGWESQFGTNHLGHFALVGGVADLLTSGARVIAYSSGAHFRSPVLFDDVNFAGTAYDPWVAYGQSKTADALFAVGLDARAAGRGIHAYSVHPGGILTDLQRHMPREELIERRWMDADGTPNPRFKTPAQGASTGLWAATAPELVDRGGVYCEDCSIKGVVPADFTDMTAGGVKEWAIDPEAADRLWALSVEATGVDPFRA, from the coding sequence ATGACTACGAAGATCGACATGCTCGCCCGCCAACAGCCGATGACGTCGCCTTTCGGCTACCGATCGACCGCCGCAGAGGCCATCGCCGGCATCGAGCTCCAGGGGAAGACCGCGATCGTGACCGGCGGATACTCCGGGCTCGGCCTCGAGACGGTCAAGGCCCTGGCGGATGCCGGTGTACAGGTCATCGTTCCGGCCCGCCGCCCAGACGCGGCCAGCGCCGCCCTCTCCGATGTGTCGGGCGTGCGTGTGAGCGCGATGGACCTCGGCGACCTCGACTCGGTCGCGGCGTTCACCGAACGGGTGCGCGCCGATGCGACACCCATCGACCTCATGATCAACGTCGCCGGCATCATGGCATCCCCTTTCCAGCTCACCCCGCAGGGATGGGAGTCGCAGTTCGGCACGAACCATCTCGGGCACTTCGCGCTCGTCGGCGGCGTGGCCGACCTGCTGACGAGCGGTGCGCGCGTGATCGCGTACTCCTCGGGGGCGCATTTTCGATCCCCTGTGCTGTTCGACGATGTCAACTTCGCCGGGACCGCCTACGACCCGTGGGTGGCATACGGTCAGTCGAAGACGGCTGACGCGCTCTTCGCCGTCGGCCTGGATGCTCGGGCTGCGGGCCGAGGCATCCACGCCTACTCGGTGCACCCCGGCGGAATCCTCACCGACCTGCAGCGCCACATGCCGCGAGAGGAGCTGATCGAGCGCCGGTGGATGGATGCCGACGGCACACCCAACCCCCGGTTCAAGACCCCCGCGCAGGGCGCCTCGACCGGCCTGTGGGCCGCGACCGCACCCGAACTCGTGGACCGGGGCGGCGTGTATTGCGAGGACTGTTCCATCAAGGGCGTCGTCCCGGCCGACTTCACCGACATGACCGCCGGCGGAGTCAAGGAATGGGCGATCGATCCCGAGGCCGCCGATCGCCTGTGGGCGCTCTCGGTCGAGGCCACCGGCGTCGACCCCTTCCGCGCCTGA
- a CDS encoding xylulokinase: MSGREDIVAGRTSLGIEFGSTRIKACLIGSDATEVLATGAFSWENKLEEGLWTYGLDEVWAGLQSAFADLVADAHDRYGVRPATFGAIGISAMMHGYLAFDAEGELLVPFRTWRNTNTGAASAELTELFGVNIPLRWSIAHLHQAVVDAEAHVPQLDFVTTLAGYVHWKLTGERILGVGDASGMFPIDSTTGGYDEWMLQAYDALAADRLPAPLTALFPAVLPAGAAAGSLTAEGALLLDPTGATPAGIPLCPPEGDAGTGMVATNSVAPRTGNVSAGTSIFAMVVLERPLGEVHHELDLVTTPAGDAVAMVHCNNGASELAAWAGLFTRFAAAAGNPVSDDAAFDALFREALAGEADAGGLIAYNHLAGEPIAGLDEGRPLFVRTPDSAFTLANFMRAQLYGVFGTLALGMQVLTAEGVGLDRMFAHGGMFRTAGVAQRFLAGALGAPVAVGELASEGGAWGIAVLASYLGHAEPLAAYLDESVFATASVSVVDPDPADVAGFTAYLDRYRAGLAIEAAATTAL, from the coding sequence ATGAGCGGCCGCGAAGACATCGTCGCCGGCCGCACGAGCCTCGGCATCGAATTCGGCTCGACCCGCATCAAGGCCTGCCTGATCGGCTCCGATGCCACCGAGGTGCTCGCCACCGGCGCGTTCTCGTGGGAGAACAAGCTCGAAGAGGGCCTGTGGACCTACGGACTCGACGAGGTGTGGGCGGGCCTGCAGTCGGCGTTCGCCGATCTCGTCGCCGACGCCCACGATCGCTACGGCGTGAGGCCTGCGACCTTCGGCGCGATCGGCATCTCCGCGATGATGCACGGCTACCTCGCGTTCGACGCCGAAGGCGAGCTTCTCGTGCCGTTCCGCACCTGGCGCAACACCAACACGGGCGCAGCATCCGCCGAGCTCACCGAGCTGTTCGGTGTGAACATCCCCCTGCGCTGGTCGATCGCGCACCTGCACCAGGCCGTCGTCGACGCCGAGGCCCACGTGCCGCAGCTCGACTTCGTGACCACCCTCGCCGGCTACGTGCACTGGAAGCTCACGGGAGAGCGGATTCTCGGCGTGGGCGACGCCTCGGGGATGTTCCCGATCGACTCGACGACCGGCGGATACGACGAGTGGATGCTGCAGGCGTACGACGCGCTCGCCGCCGATCGCCTCCCCGCGCCGCTCACCGCCCTGTTCCCCGCCGTGCTGCCCGCAGGTGCGGCGGCCGGATCGCTGACGGCCGAGGGCGCCCTGCTGCTCGACCCCACCGGTGCGACGCCGGCGGGCATTCCGCTGTGCCCGCCCGAGGGCGACGCCGGCACGGGCATGGTCGCGACGAACTCGGTCGCGCCGCGTACCGGCAACGTCTCGGCCGGCACCAGCATCTTCGCGATGGTGGTCCTCGAGCGTCCGCTCGGCGAGGTGCACCACGAACTCGACCTCGTGACCACGCCCGCCGGCGACGCGGTCGCCATGGTGCACTGCAACAACGGCGCGTCAGAGCTCGCGGCCTGGGCGGGTCTGTTCACCCGGTTCGCCGCCGCTGCGGGGAACCCCGTGAGCGACGATGCCGCCTTCGACGCCCTCTTCCGCGAGGCGCTCGCCGGAGAAGCGGATGCCGGCGGACTGATCGCCTACAACCACCTCGCGGGCGAGCCCATCGCCGGGCTCGACGAGGGGCGTCCGCTGTTCGTGCGCACGCCCGACAGCGCCTTCACGCTCGCGAACTTCATGCGCGCCCAGCTCTACGGCGTGTTCGGCACGCTCGCGCTGGGCATGCAGGTCCTCACCGCCGAAGGCGTCGGACTCGACCGCATGTTCGCGCACGGCGGGATGTTCCGCACGGCCGGCGTCGCCCAGCGCTTCCTCGCCGGTGCGCTCGGCGCACCCGTCGCGGTGGGCGAACTCGCCTCCGAAGGCGGCGCCTGGGGCATCGCCGTGCTCGCCTCCTACCTCGGTCACGCAGAGCCGCTGGCCGCGTATCTCGACGAGAGCGTGTTCGCCACCGCATCCGTCTCCGTCGTCGATCCCGACCCCGCCGACGTGGCCGGGTTCACCGCCTACCTCGACCGTTACCGCGCAGGCCTCGCCATCGAGGCCGCCGCCACCACCGCACTCTAA
- a CDS encoding LacI family DNA-binding transcriptional regulator: MSESSSAPGRTAGVRDVAALAGVSRQTVSRVLNDHPEVAADTKERVLAAMAELGYRMNNAARALGTRRSRTIGILASDALQYGPSRSIAAIEASAREAGYWVSAAFADAGDAAAVVAAVDHLITQGVEGIVVVAPHARTLAALDALHVNVPVVTLHSAGRGSRGLSVDQAAGARLAVAALADAGHTRIAHLAGPADWLEAESRADGCAAELASRGLRGGPVIVGDWSAGSGYAAAAAVRESGVTAVFAANDQMALGLLSGLHEAGLSVPADISVVGFDDIPDAAYYWPKLTTVRQDFDELARRAVAALVGESDSAASDLAPVAPVLVERESVAPPRA; the protein is encoded by the coding sequence GTGAGTGAGTCCAGCAGCGCCCCCGGACGCACGGCCGGCGTGCGCGATGTCGCGGCGCTGGCCGGCGTCTCGCGGCAGACCGTGTCGCGGGTGCTGAACGATCACCCCGAGGTCGCGGCCGACACCAAGGAGCGCGTGCTGGCCGCGATGGCCGAGCTCGGCTACCGCATGAACAACGCGGCTCGCGCCCTGGGCACGCGTCGCTCGCGGACCATCGGCATCCTCGCCTCCGACGCGCTGCAGTACGGCCCCTCCCGCAGCATCGCCGCGATCGAGGCATCCGCCCGCGAGGCGGGCTACTGGGTCAGCGCGGCTTTCGCGGATGCCGGAGACGCCGCCGCGGTGGTCGCGGCCGTCGACCACCTGATCACCCAGGGCGTCGAGGGCATCGTCGTCGTCGCGCCACATGCGCGCACCCTGGCCGCACTCGACGCCCTGCACGTGAACGTCCCCGTGGTCACCCTGCACTCGGCCGGCCGCGGATCGCGCGGTCTCTCGGTCGACCAGGCCGCAGGCGCCCGGCTCGCGGTCGCCGCGCTGGCCGACGCCGGCCACACGCGGATCGCGCACCTCGCGGGGCCCGCCGACTGGCTCGAGGCCGAGTCGCGTGCGGACGGATGCGCCGCAGAGCTCGCCTCTCGCGGACTGCGGGGCGGACCCGTGATCGTGGGGGACTGGTCGGCGGGCTCCGGGTACGCCGCCGCCGCGGCCGTGCGCGAGTCCGGCGTCACGGCGGTGTTCGCCGCGAACGACCAGATGGCGCTCGGGCTGCTGAGCGGGCTGCACGAGGCCGGCCTCTCTGTGCCCGCTGACATCAGCGTCGTCGGCTTCGACGACATCCCGGACGCCGCGTACTACTGGCCGAAACTGACGACGGTGCGTCAGGACTTCGACGAGCTGGCCCGCAGGGCTGTCGCCGCGCTGGTGGGCGAGTCGGATTCCGCGGCATCCGACCTCGCCCCGGTCGCTCCCGTACTGGTCGAGCGCGAATCCGTCGCGCCGCCGCGTGCGTGA
- a CDS encoding NAD-dependent epimerase/dehydratase family protein, which translates to MRIALTGSSGKLGRVVARELRSQGYEVIGMDLDGPRGAGFVQVDLTDYGQVVDAFTAVGDRHDGIDAVVHLGAIPAPGIRSDVATFHNNMPATFNVFWAAVRLGIRRIVYASSETVLGLPFDAPPPYIPVDEDYPARPESVYSLVKTLEEQLATELVRWHPDLSITALRFSNVMDPEDYAAFPSFDHDALQRKWNLWGYIDARDGAQAVQRALEVAPPGFDRFIIAAADTVMSRPNAELIAEVFPGVPVTRDIGPNETLLSIDRARRVLGFEPQHSWRDEV; encoded by the coding sequence ATGCGCATCGCTCTCACCGGTTCATCGGGCAAGCTCGGCCGCGTCGTCGCACGCGAGCTGCGGTCTCAGGGGTACGAGGTCATCGGGATGGACCTCGACGGCCCGCGCGGCGCGGGATTCGTACAGGTCGACCTGACCGACTACGGTCAGGTCGTCGACGCGTTCACCGCCGTCGGCGACCGCCACGACGGCATCGACGCGGTGGTGCATCTGGGGGCGATCCCCGCACCCGGCATCCGCAGCGACGTGGCGACCTTCCACAACAACATGCCCGCGACGTTCAACGTGTTCTGGGCGGCGGTGCGCCTCGGCATCCGTCGCATCGTGTACGCGTCCAGCGAGACGGTGCTCGGCCTTCCGTTCGACGCGCCTCCGCCCTACATCCCCGTCGACGAGGACTACCCCGCGCGCCCCGAGTCGGTGTACTCGCTCGTGAAGACGCTGGAGGAGCAGCTCGCCACCGAGCTCGTGCGCTGGCATCCCGATCTGTCGATCACGGCGCTGCGGTTCTCGAACGTCATGGATCCCGAGGACTACGCCGCCTTCCCCTCGTTCGATCACGACGCCCTCCAGCGCAAGTGGAACCTGTGGGGATACATCGATGCGCGCGACGGAGCGCAGGCGGTCCAGCGCGCGCTCGAGGTCGCCCCGCCCGGGTTCGACCGGTTCATCATCGCCGCGGCGGACACCGTGATGTCGCGCCCGAACGCCGAGCTGATCGCCGAAGTGTTCCCCGGCGTACCGGTCACCCGTGACATCGGCCCGAACGAGACGCTCCTGTCGATCGACAGGGCGCGGCGCGTACTCGGCTTCGAGCCGCAGCATTCCTGGCGCGACGAGGTCTGA
- a CDS encoding L-ribulose-5-phosphate 4-epimerase: MSSEAPAFTPEVEAAIQTVREDVARLHGELVRYNLIVWTGGNVSGRVPGAELFVIKPSGVSYDDLDASNMILCDLDGNVVPGTAGSERSPSSDTAAHAYVYRNMPEVGGVVHTHSDYAVAWAARGEEIPCVITAMADEFGGPIPVGPFAIIGDDSIGRGIVETLRGHRSRAVLMQNHGPFTIGVDAKDAVKAAVMVEDVARTVHLAREAGPLIPIPQEAIDSLFNRYQNVYGQNADARR; encoded by the coding sequence GTGAGCAGCGAAGCCCCCGCCTTCACCCCCGAGGTCGAAGCAGCCATCCAGACCGTCCGGGAGGACGTCGCCCGCCTGCACGGCGAACTGGTGCGCTACAACCTCATCGTCTGGACCGGCGGCAATGTCTCCGGCCGTGTCCCCGGCGCTGAACTGTTCGTGATCAAGCCTTCCGGTGTGAGCTACGACGACCTCGACGCCTCGAACATGATCCTGTGCGATCTCGATGGCAACGTCGTCCCCGGCACCGCCGGCAGCGAACGCAGCCCGTCGAGCGACACGGCGGCGCACGCCTACGTGTACCGCAACATGCCAGAGGTCGGCGGCGTCGTGCACACCCACTCCGACTACGCGGTGGCCTGGGCTGCGCGCGGCGAGGAGATCCCCTGCGTGATCACCGCCATGGCGGACGAGTTCGGCGGACCGATTCCGGTCGGCCCCTTCGCCATCATCGGCGACGACTCGATCGGCCGCGGGATCGTCGAGACCCTGCGTGGGCACCGCAGCCGTGCGGTGCTCATGCAGAACCACGGACCGTTCACGATCGGCGTGGACGCGAAAGACGCGGTGAAGGCCGCCGTCATGGTCGAGGACGTCGCACGCACCGTGCACCTCGCCCGCGAGGCGGGGCCGCTCATCCCGATCCCGCAGGAGGCGATCGACAGCCTCTTCAACCGGTATCAGAACGTGTACGGCCAGAACGCGGACGCCCGCCGATGA